From the Octadecabacter arcticus 238 genome, the window GAGGGCTTCACTCATAGGAGCTTCTACCAAATTGGACATGTTATGTGAATCCTAAAACGTCAAAAACACCAACAAAACATGACCTCACCCGACCATGGCGGGCCGCCACGTCTTTTGTGGCATGCGCCAGTCTATGCCTTCCATCAGCATCGCAAGCTGCGCCCGGCTTAAGCTGATCTTTCCATCCTTAGCGGCGGGCCACACAAAGCGTCCGCGCTCAAGGCGCTTAGTAAACAGACAGGCCCCTTGTCCGTCCCACCAAATGACTTTGATCTGATCGCCGCGCCGACCACGGAACAAAAACAGATGACCGGAGTATGGATCTCCCGCCAGAACCTGCTCTGTCTGGGCCGCTAGCCCGTTAAAACCGCGCCGCATATCCGTCACCCCGGCCGCAAGCCAGATCTTTGCATCCGCCAGAAAAGGGATCATGCCGCAAGCCCTCGCGCCAATTCCAACACAAAACCGGCATCAACCCCGCCGATGAGGCTCAACTTGCGCCCGTTCTCGAGTGTGATCTCTATGCGAGCGGATGACGGAATGTCGTTCTGAGATGGCTCAAGCTCATCCCCAGTGGAAATCTCAATAGGTGTAAACGCGGCGGCCTCAGGCACACTAGATTGAAACTGCGGATCGCTCCGCCAGGAATAAATCCGGCTCGTCGGAACCCCGTGTCGTACTGATACCATCGGCACCGTTACGCCATCGGCCCGGCTTTCCGCCACCAGTAGACCCTTGAAATCATCAGCGTATTTGGAACCACGTCCTCGCTGCCCGTCACCCATTTTCAAATCCCATCTCATTGCGCCTGCCAAATGCAAGCTTCGCGCAATACTCACAGATCAAATCTGGCCAAAAAAGAGGGGGTTCCCTTGATGCTTACCCTTCACCAATAATCAGGCCGAACGGGACCTGCGCATGATGAAGTTGCGCATGAAGATCTCGGGAGCTTTCCGCACCCTCGAGGGCGCGCAGGTCTTCGCTGACATCAGATCCGTCATCTCGACGGTCAGAAAACACGGGGGCAATATCCTCGAAACACTCGTCCTATCACCACAACAGATCATCGCTCGGCTCTAACGTCGAAAGGGCAACCCAAAACCCGATATCCGCTGGGGTGCTTGGGAGTTACCATAGTTTCCCTACTCTCCAAACCTTGGCATGAAATCTGCACTTTGAATCTAAACAGAGGAGTTTTTAGATGTTTGGGACCATTCTTTCAGGTATGTCGACGTCCATGTTCGAAATTTCTGTTGTGTCGAATAACGTGGCAAACGCAAGCACCACAGCTTTTCGCAAGAGCAGCGCGAGCTTCTCAGACCTTTACAGCGGGGCTAGTGCTGAAACAGTGTCACGGACATCAACTGGTGTTGGCAGTATTGTCGAACAAACTCGGCAAAATACTAAGCAGGGTGCCTTAATGGAGCGTGACGGTGTTCTGAACATGGCTTTGGCTGGTAGCGGCATGTTTGTAACGACAACGCCTAACAGTG encodes:
- a CDS encoding transposase yields the protein MGDGQRGRGSKYADDFKGLLVAESRADGVTVPMVSVRHGVPTSRIYSWRSDPQFQSSVPEAAAFTPIEISTGDELEPSQNDIPSSARIEITLENGRKLSLIGGVDAGFVLELARGLAA
- the tnpB gene encoding IS66 family insertion sequence element accessory protein TnpB (TnpB, as the term is used for proteins encoded by IS66 family insertion elements, is considered an accessory protein, since TnpC, encoded by a neighboring gene, is a DDE family transposase.), which gives rise to MIPFLADAKIWLAAGVTDMRRGFNGLAAQTEQVLAGDPYSGHLFLFRGRRGDQIKVIWWDGQGACLFTKRLERGRFVWPAAKDGKISLSRAQLAMLMEGIDWRMPQKTWRPAMVG